Proteins found in one Mycteria americana isolate JAX WOST 10 ecotype Jacksonville Zoo and Gardens chromosome 8, USCA_MyAme_1.0, whole genome shotgun sequence genomic segment:
- the CHST4 gene encoding carbohydrate sulfotransferase 4 isoform X1 — protein MHSCLCGCLEERVSQQCTCVRATLLQPGLAVLQQDLLRSLATMMKSRSMQVLLILAILSFLLIHFYFLPCSNNAPMEEKPSPVHILILSSWRSGSSFTGQIFSQHPSVFYLMEPAWHVWVTMYQNSAKVLHMAVRDLVRSVFLCDMSVFDAYMSSQKKKSDLFQWETSRALCSPPACDSFNRSDIITAGNCRTICGKYPFSKVEEACKTYSHVAVKEVRFFDLKVLYPLLTDPSLNLKIIHLVRDPRAVFRSRENTVADLKRDSNIVVGSQRTKGEMGPYNTMQVICKSHVEIYKAGRQAIPSFLKDRYLLVRYEDIVRDPLARAAQMYRFAELHFTPELQKWVHNITHGKGQGTQAFDIGSRDALRVSQAWRNTLPFQKIEKVQNVCKDAMDLLGYRLLQSEEEQKNMSLDLLFARNSSE, from the coding sequence GTCCCTTGCAACCATGATGAAGTCTAGAAGCATGCAGGTGCTCCTGATTCTGGcaattctgtccttccttctgaTCCACTTCTACTTCCTACCCTGCAGCAACAATGCACCTATGGAAGAAAAACCTTCTCCAGTCCACATCCTCATTCTCTCCTCCTGGCGGTCGGGATCTTCCTTCACTGGACAAATCTTCAGCCAGCACCCCAGCGTCTTCTACCTGATGGAGCCCGCGTGGCACGTGTGGGTTACGATGTACCAGAACAGTGCCAAGGTCTTACACATGGCAGTGCGGGACCTAGTCAGGTCGGTCTTTCTGTGTGACATGTCTGTGTTTGATGCTTACATGTCTAGCCAGAAGAAAAAGtctgatttatttcagtgggaaaCAAGCCGAGCCTTGTGCTCCCCCCCTGCCTGTGACTCATTCAATCGCAGTGACATAATCACTGCAGGCAATTGCAGAACAATCTGTGGCAAGTACCCATTCAGCAAGGTGGAGGAAGCCTGTAAAACCTACAGCCATGTTGCCGTCAAGGAGGTTCGGTTCTTTGACCTGAAAGTTCTCTACCCCCTTCTCACTGATCCATCCCTGAACCTTAAAATCATTCACTTGGTACGTGATCCTCGGGCTGTGTTCAGGTCCCGAGAGAATACGGTGGCAGACCTGAAACGTGACAGTAACATTGTTGTGGGGTCCCAGAGGACAAAGGGAGAAATGGGGCCCTACAACACAATGCAAGTAATCTGCAAAAGCCACGTTGAGATCtacaaggcaggcaggcaggccatTCCCAGCTTCCTGAAAGACCGCTACCTGCTGGTTCGCTATGAAGACATTGTCAGAGACCCACTAGCAAGGGCTGCTCAGATGTACAGGTTTGCAGAACTGCATTTCACACCAGAACTTCAGAAGTGGGTGCACAACATCACCcatgggaaggggcagggaacaCAAGCCTTTGATATTGGGTCCAGAGATGCGCTGAGAGTATCCCAGGCCTGGAGGAACACCCTTCCCttccagaaaatagaaaaagtgCAAAATGTGTGCAAGGATGCGATGGACTTGCTGGGCTACCGGCTCCTTCAGTCCgaagaagagcaaaaaaatatGTCGCTGGATCTTTTGTTTGCCCGGAACTCCTCTGAATAA
- the CHST4 gene encoding carbohydrate sulfotransferase 4 isoform X2, with protein sequence MMKSRSMQVLLILAILSFLLIHFYFLPCSNNAPMEEKPSPVHILILSSWRSGSSFTGQIFSQHPSVFYLMEPAWHVWVTMYQNSAKVLHMAVRDLVRSVFLCDMSVFDAYMSSQKKKSDLFQWETSRALCSPPACDSFNRSDIITAGNCRTICGKYPFSKVEEACKTYSHVAVKEVRFFDLKVLYPLLTDPSLNLKIIHLVRDPRAVFRSRENTVADLKRDSNIVVGSQRTKGEMGPYNTMQVICKSHVEIYKAGRQAIPSFLKDRYLLVRYEDIVRDPLARAAQMYRFAELHFTPELQKWVHNITHGKGQGTQAFDIGSRDALRVSQAWRNTLPFQKIEKVQNVCKDAMDLLGYRLLQSEEEQKNMSLDLLFARNSSE encoded by the coding sequence ATGATGAAGTCTAGAAGCATGCAGGTGCTCCTGATTCTGGcaattctgtccttccttctgaTCCACTTCTACTTCCTACCCTGCAGCAACAATGCACCTATGGAAGAAAAACCTTCTCCAGTCCACATCCTCATTCTCTCCTCCTGGCGGTCGGGATCTTCCTTCACTGGACAAATCTTCAGCCAGCACCCCAGCGTCTTCTACCTGATGGAGCCCGCGTGGCACGTGTGGGTTACGATGTACCAGAACAGTGCCAAGGTCTTACACATGGCAGTGCGGGACCTAGTCAGGTCGGTCTTTCTGTGTGACATGTCTGTGTTTGATGCTTACATGTCTAGCCAGAAGAAAAAGtctgatttatttcagtgggaaaCAAGCCGAGCCTTGTGCTCCCCCCCTGCCTGTGACTCATTCAATCGCAGTGACATAATCACTGCAGGCAATTGCAGAACAATCTGTGGCAAGTACCCATTCAGCAAGGTGGAGGAAGCCTGTAAAACCTACAGCCATGTTGCCGTCAAGGAGGTTCGGTTCTTTGACCTGAAAGTTCTCTACCCCCTTCTCACTGATCCATCCCTGAACCTTAAAATCATTCACTTGGTACGTGATCCTCGGGCTGTGTTCAGGTCCCGAGAGAATACGGTGGCAGACCTGAAACGTGACAGTAACATTGTTGTGGGGTCCCAGAGGACAAAGGGAGAAATGGGGCCCTACAACACAATGCAAGTAATCTGCAAAAGCCACGTTGAGATCtacaaggcaggcaggcaggccatTCCCAGCTTCCTGAAAGACCGCTACCTGCTGGTTCGCTATGAAGACATTGTCAGAGACCCACTAGCAAGGGCTGCTCAGATGTACAGGTTTGCAGAACTGCATTTCACACCAGAACTTCAGAAGTGGGTGCACAACATCACCcatgggaaggggcagggaacaCAAGCCTTTGATATTGGGTCCAGAGATGCGCTGAGAGTATCCCAGGCCTGGAGGAACACCCTTCCCttccagaaaatagaaaaagtgCAAAATGTGTGCAAGGATGCGATGGACTTGCTGGGCTACCGGCTCCTTCAGTCCgaagaagagcaaaaaaatatGTCGCTGGATCTTTTGTTTGCCCGGAACTCCTCTGAATAA